One part of the Thermoflexus sp. genome encodes these proteins:
- a CDS encoding Asp23/Gls24 family envelope stress response protein, translating to MKEQNELGRIEVLPAAIATLIAQALAQCYGVVGLASHRMTDVVANFFAPDARRSIEIRERPDGLVIDVYLILAYGVRLVAVARSVQHTIKYQVEKTTGLPVAEVNVHIQGLQPQ from the coding sequence ATGAAAGAACAGAACGAACTGGGGCGGATCGAGGTGCTGCCTGCGGCGATCGCCACCCTGATCGCGCAGGCCCTGGCCCAATGCTATGGGGTGGTCGGCCTGGCTTCGCACCGCATGACCGATGTGGTCGCGAACTTCTTTGCGCCAGACGCCCGACGAAGCATCGAGATCCGGGAGCGGCCGGACGGCCTGGTGATTGACGTCTATTTGATCCTGGCCTATGGGGTTCGATTGGTCGCCGTCGCCCGCAGCGTGCAACATACCATTAAATATCAGGTGGAGAAAACCACAGGCCTGCCGGTGGCGGAGGTGAACGTTCATATTCAGGGCCTGCAACCCCAGTGA
- a CDS encoding TIGR01906 family membrane protein — MLSRVLSALIIFSLPAVLLLLNVRLLMSDWFIRMEYARPDFPPDLYGMSPEERLELALTGLRSVTQPPGASILREIRFADGRPAFNEREIRHMQDVYVLQGAAFRVGLILALALIGAWAYLWFSPATRPLAWQSLNWGGLLTLGLVLGILLGFLLSFDAAFTLFHRVFFEGDTWLFLPTDTLIRLYPEKFWFDAAVGIGGLTLLEAIALILLTRWRLSLR; from the coding sequence ATGTTATCTCGCGTGCTCTCCGCTTTGATCATCTTTTCGCTACCGGCTGTGTTGCTCCTGCTGAACGTCCGGCTGCTGATGAGTGACTGGTTCATTCGCATGGAATATGCGCGGCCGGATTTCCCGCCGGATCTCTACGGGATGAGCCCGGAGGAGCGGCTGGAACTCGCCCTGACCGGGCTTCGCTCGGTGACCCAGCCGCCCGGGGCCAGCATCCTGCGGGAGATCCGATTCGCCGATGGGCGGCCAGCCTTCAACGAGCGGGAGATCCGGCACATGCAGGATGTGTATGTTCTCCAGGGGGCCGCCTTCCGGGTGGGCCTGATCCTGGCCCTGGCGCTCATCGGGGCCTGGGCGTATCTCTGGTTCTCCCCCGCAACCCGCCCGCTGGCCTGGCAGAGCCTGAATTGGGGAGGGCTCCTCACCCTGGGGCTGGTCCTGGGGATCCTGCTGGGCTTCCTGCTGAGCTTCGATGCCGCCTTCACGCTGTTCCACCGGGTGTTTTTCGAAGGAGACACATGGCTTTTCCTGCCCACGGATACGCTGATCCGCCTGTATCCGGAGAAATTCTGGTTTGACGCCGCTGTGGGGATCGGCGGGCTCACTTTGCTGGAAGCCATCGCGCTGATCCTCCTAACGCGCTGGAGGCTTTCCCTCCGTTAG
- a CDS encoding UDP-glucuronic acid decarboxylase family protein: MRILITGAAGFIGSHLCDRFLADGHEVIGVDNFLTGTADNIAHLIGHPRFRFIRHDVTHFLYVEGPLDAVLHFASPASPVDYLKYPIQTLKVGALGTHNTLGLARVKGARYMLASTSEVYGDPQVHPQPETYWGYVNPIGPRGVYDEAKRFAEAMVMAYHRVHGVDTRIVRIFNTYGPRMRLDDGRVVPNFIGQALRREPLTVYGDGSQTRSFCYIDDLVEGIVRLLEVEEHEPVNLGNPEEVSILIFAELINRLTGNPAGIRILPDRRIPGDPQRRCPDITKARQRLGWSPRIPLEEGLRRTIRWFEERLKMR; the protein is encoded by the coding sequence ATGCGCATCCTGATCACCGGTGCCGCCGGATTTATCGGCTCCCATCTCTGCGATCGCTTCCTCGCGGATGGCCACGAAGTGATCGGCGTGGATAATTTCCTGACCGGGACGGCCGATAACATCGCCCATCTGATCGGGCACCCACGCTTTCGCTTCATTCGCCATGACGTGACCCACTTCCTCTATGTCGAAGGACCGCTCGATGCGGTGCTGCACTTTGCATCGCCGGCCAGCCCGGTGGACTATCTGAAATACCCCATCCAGACCCTGAAAGTCGGCGCGCTGGGGACTCATAACACCCTGGGCCTTGCGCGGGTCAAGGGGGCCCGCTATATGCTGGCTTCCACCAGTGAGGTCTATGGGGATCCCCAGGTTCATCCTCAGCCGGAAACCTACTGGGGCTATGTGAACCCGATCGGGCCGCGAGGAGTCTATGATGAGGCCAAACGGTTCGCCGAGGCCATGGTGATGGCTTATCATCGGGTTCACGGCGTGGATACCCGCATCGTTCGCATTTTCAATACCTACGGTCCCCGCATGCGGCTGGACGATGGGCGGGTGGTGCCGAATTTCATCGGCCAGGCCCTGCGAAGGGAGCCGCTGACGGTCTACGGGGACGGCTCGCAAACGCGCAGCTTCTGTTATATCGATGACCTGGTGGAGGGGATTGTGCGGCTCCTCGAGGTTGAAGAACACGAGCCGGTGAACCTGGGAAACCCGGAGGAGGTCAGCATCCTCATCTTTGCGGAGCTCATCAACCGTCTGACCGGGAACCCCGCCGGGATCCGTATCCTGCCGGATCGACGGATCCCGGGGGATCCCCAGCGCCGCTGCCCGGACATCACGAAAGCCCGCCAGCGCCTCGGGTGGAGCCCGCGGATCCCCCTGGAGGAGGGGCTGCGACGGACGATTCGGTGGTTTGAGGAACGGCTGAAGATGCGATAA
- a CDS encoding DegV family protein — translation MPIRVLVDSAAVLSATDLPDDMLVWIPLTIRVDHQTFREGIDEIPPDLWPPADRTKAFTIEPPTEEELRALYARLAPSTSAIVAVLHSGRLSPLVARARAAASVVLGRCPVHVIDTQTMGIAQGWIAETALRLAAQGQPVHEIVRLLRGMLSRLYAVFVTESLEALERNRLLSKTQRILGTMLGIRPFLMMEDGALLPLEKARSTEKALEKLIEFAAEFSRAERVGVLYGPARSPQEAHAFAQRLQEAMQARELIVRPYGPSLAAWIGFDGLGVMIQE, via the coding sequence ATGCCCATCCGGGTGCTTGTGGATAGCGCTGCCGTGCTGAGCGCAACAGACCTGCCGGATGACATGCTGGTCTGGATCCCGCTGACCATTCGGGTGGATCATCAAACCTTCCGGGAGGGGATCGATGAGATCCCTCCCGACCTCTGGCCGCCTGCGGATCGAACGAAGGCGTTCACCATCGAGCCGCCGACGGAAGAGGAGCTCCGGGCGCTTTACGCCCGGCTGGCCCCCAGCACCTCGGCCATCGTGGCTGTTCTGCATTCCGGCCGGCTCTCTCCGCTGGTCGCCCGGGCACGGGCTGCGGCTTCCGTCGTGCTGGGGCGGTGCCCGGTCCATGTCATCGATACCCAAACGATGGGGATCGCCCAGGGCTGGATCGCGGAAACGGCCCTTCGCCTGGCCGCTCAGGGCCAGCCGGTTCACGAGATCGTTCGGCTGCTACGAGGGATGCTCTCACGCCTCTACGCCGTTTTCGTGACGGAGAGCCTAGAAGCCCTGGAGCGCAACCGTTTGTTAAGCAAAACCCAGCGCATCCTGGGAACGATGCTGGGGATCCGGCCGTTCCTGATGATGGAGGATGGTGCCCTGCTCCCGCTGGAGAAAGCCCGCTCCACCGAGAAGGCGCTGGAAAAGCTGATTGAATTCGCGGCCGAGTTCTCCCGGGCGGAACGGGTGGGAGTCCTTTACGGGCCGGCTCGGTCCCCCCAGGAGGCCCATGCCTTCGCTCAGCGCTTGCAGGAAGCGATGCAGGCTCGCGAGCTCATCGTCCGCCCTTACGGCCCTTCCCTGGCGGCATGGATCGGCTTTGATGGGCTGGGGGTTATGATTCAAGAATAA
- the pdxS gene encoding pyridoxal 5'-phosphate synthase lyase subunit PdxS, whose protein sequence is MTGEARRVYGTVTVKRGLAQMLKGGVIMDVTNAEQAQIAEEAGAVAVMALERVPADIRAHGGVARMADPEKILEIMEAVTIPVMAKCRIGHYMEAKILEALGVDFIDESEVLTPADEQYHINKWEFKVPFVCGARDLGEALRRIAEGAAMIRSKGEAGTGNVVEAVRHARAIMGAIRRIQGMGEEELVAYAKEIGAPYELVLETRRLGRLPVVLFAAGGIATPADAALMMWLGMDGVFVGSGIFKSENPYKRARAIVEAVTYWQEPEILAMVSRSLGEPMYGIDVRQLTEVQRLALRGW, encoded by the coding sequence ATGACGGGAGAGGCTCGACGCGTCTATGGGACCGTAACGGTGAAGCGGGGGCTCGCCCAGATGCTGAAGGGCGGCGTGATCATGGATGTCACCAATGCGGAGCAGGCCCAGATCGCTGAGGAAGCAGGCGCAGTGGCCGTGATGGCCCTCGAACGGGTTCCCGCAGATATCCGGGCGCATGGCGGGGTGGCCCGGATGGCGGACCCCGAGAAGATCCTGGAGATCATGGAGGCAGTGACGATCCCGGTGATGGCCAAGTGCCGGATCGGCCACTATATGGAGGCGAAGATCCTGGAAGCCCTCGGTGTGGATTTCATCGATGAGTCGGAGGTTCTGACCCCTGCGGATGAGCAATATCACATCAACAAATGGGAATTCAAGGTTCCTTTCGTCTGCGGGGCGCGGGATCTCGGGGAGGCCCTGCGCCGGATCGCCGAAGGGGCGGCGATGATCCGCTCGAAAGGGGAGGCCGGAACCGGGAATGTGGTCGAAGCCGTTCGCCATGCGCGGGCGATCATGGGCGCCATCCGGCGGATCCAGGGGATGGGAGAGGAAGAACTTGTGGCCTACGCCAAAGAGATCGGCGCTCCCTATGAGCTGGTCCTGGAAACCCGGCGCCTCGGGCGCCTGCCGGTGGTCCTCTTCGCCGCAGGGGGAATCGCCACCCCGGCGGATGCGGCGCTGATGATGTGGCTGGGGATGGATGGGGTGTTCGTGGGAAGCGGGATCTTCAAGAGCGAGAATCCGTATAAGCGGGCCCGGGCGATCGTGGAGGCCGTAACCTACTGGCAGGAGCCGGAGATCCTGGCGATGGTCAGCCGCAGCCTGGGCGAGCCCATGTATGGCATCGACGTCCGGCAGCTGACCGAGGTGCAGCGCCTCGCGCTGCGCGGGTGGTGA
- a CDS encoding DAK2 domain-containing protein, with amino-acid sequence MERGTSFASQEEAVQPEGSSSSRPALQAIDGPTFKAMIRAGLLWLRRHYELVNALNVFPVPDGDTGTNMLLTMEAAWQEIAPMTDSEVGVLLQRVARGALMGARGNSGVILSQIWRGMAQVIDRRPMITAEDLALALQEATRTAYRGVMKPVEGTILTVIREASEAATHAVQRGGDLLDVMEQAVRRAHEAVQRTPDLLPILKAAGVVDSGGQGLYLILEGMLRCLKGEPIEEAPMIAPSLAGARATEALEPGSEGYGYDVQFILVGHHLDVDQIRRDLEAMGDSVLVVGDANTVKVHLHVHDPGRPLSYAIRWGSLRDVVVENMQAQYQQFIQERARGTESSSSPLQPGQVATIAVVPSEGWARIFTSLGVSATLRGGQTMNPSAQQFVELMQTLPADQIVVLPNHPNVMLTARQAAELVPDKRVEILPTRTLPQGVAAMVAYRAEADLESNLQAMKEALRLVRSGQITRATRDVELEGVSARQGQWIGLVEDHLVAAGDDLEEVIQRTLEAMDASSAELLTLYVGAEADLSQTVQLVEKLRSRYPQLQIEMVEAGQPYYSYILSAE; translated from the coding sequence ATGGAAAGAGGAACATCCTTCGCTTCTCAGGAGGAGGCCGTGCAACCGGAAGGGTCTTCTTCCTCGCGACCAGCCCTTCAAGCCATCGATGGGCCCACGTTTAAAGCGATGATCCGGGCTGGATTGCTTTGGCTTCGCCGCCATTATGAGCTGGTGAACGCCCTGAACGTGTTCCCGGTCCCGGATGGCGACACCGGGACCAATATGCTGCTGACGATGGAGGCGGCCTGGCAGGAGATCGCCCCTATGACAGACTCTGAGGTGGGTGTGCTGCTCCAGCGGGTAGCCCGGGGGGCATTGATGGGCGCTCGGGGGAACTCCGGTGTGATCCTCTCTCAGATCTGGCGGGGGATGGCCCAGGTGATCGACCGTCGCCCGATGATCACCGCAGAAGATCTCGCCCTCGCCCTTCAGGAGGCCACCCGCACGGCTTACCGCGGGGTGATGAAACCTGTTGAGGGAACGATCCTGACCGTGATCCGGGAGGCCAGTGAGGCGGCCACCCATGCCGTCCAGCGCGGCGGGGATCTGCTCGACGTGATGGAACAGGCGGTGCGCCGGGCCCACGAGGCGGTGCAACGCACGCCCGACCTGCTCCCCATCCTCAAAGCAGCCGGGGTGGTGGATTCGGGCGGACAGGGCCTGTATTTGATCCTGGAAGGGATGCTTCGCTGTCTGAAGGGGGAGCCCATCGAGGAGGCTCCGATGATCGCTCCCTCCCTCGCCGGCGCCCGGGCGACCGAGGCCCTGGAGCCCGGATCCGAGGGCTATGGCTACGATGTCCAGTTCATCCTGGTGGGCCACCATCTGGATGTGGACCAGATCCGTCGCGACCTGGAGGCGATGGGCGATAGCGTCCTGGTCGTGGGCGATGCGAACACAGTGAAGGTGCATCTGCATGTTCATGATCCCGGGCGGCCGCTGAGCTACGCCATCCGCTGGGGCAGTTTGCGGGACGTAGTGGTAGAAAATATGCAGGCTCAGTATCAACAATTTATCCAGGAGCGGGCCCGAGGGACAGAGAGTTCCTCCTCTCCCCTGCAACCCGGCCAAGTGGCTACGATCGCAGTGGTCCCCAGCGAGGGATGGGCCCGGATCTTCACCAGCCTGGGGGTCAGCGCGACCCTTCGCGGCGGGCAGACCATGAACCCCAGCGCTCAGCAATTCGTGGAGCTCATGCAAACGCTGCCCGCGGATCAGATCGTCGTGCTGCCTAACCATCCCAATGTGATGTTGACGGCCCGCCAGGCCGCCGAGCTGGTTCCGGATAAACGCGTGGAGATCCTCCCGACCCGCACTCTACCTCAGGGCGTGGCCGCCATGGTAGCCTATCGCGCCGAGGCAGATCTGGAAAGCAATCTGCAGGCGATGAAGGAGGCGCTGCGGCTGGTGCGGAGCGGGCAGATCACCCGGGCCACGCGGGATGTGGAGCTGGAAGGCGTGTCTGCCCGTCAGGGACAATGGATCGGGCTGGTGGAGGATCATCTGGTGGCCGCAGGGGATGATCTGGAGGAAGTCATCCAGAGGACCCTGGAGGCGATGGATGCTTCCTCGGCCGAATTGCTCACTCTGTATGTGGGGGCAGAAGCAGATCTCTCCCAAACGGTCCAGCTGGTTGAGAAACTCCGTTCTCGCTATCCCCAGCTGCAGATCGAGATGGTGGAGGCTGGACAGCCCTACTATTCTTACATCCTGAGCGCGGAGTAG
- the pdxT gene encoding pyridoxal 5'-phosphate synthase glutaminase subunit PdxT, with protein sequence MRIGVLGLQGDYLEHHQVLRRLGVETVDVRLPQHLEGVDGLIIPGGESTTIGALAERYGLMEPLRRMAEAGMPIWGTCAGMIFLARDVGRPQPTLGLMDVRVRRNAFGRQIDSFEVDLEIPALARVGDPRPFHAIFIRAPLIEAVGPGVEVLARLGDGTVVAAQQGHLLATAFHPELTDDTRFHQYFLEIVRQVSR encoded by the coding sequence GTGAGGATCGGGGTGCTGGGATTGCAGGGGGATTACCTGGAGCATCATCAGGTGCTCCGTCGTCTGGGCGTGGAGACGGTGGATGTCCGCCTCCCTCAGCATCTGGAGGGAGTGGATGGCCTGATCATCCCCGGAGGGGAAAGCACCACCATCGGCGCCCTCGCGGAGCGCTATGGGCTGATGGAACCGCTCCGCCGCATGGCGGAGGCCGGCATGCCGATCTGGGGCACCTGCGCCGGCATGATTTTCCTGGCCCGGGATGTGGGCCGCCCCCAGCCCACCCTGGGTCTGATGGATGTCCGGGTGCGGCGGAATGCCTTCGGCCGCCAGATCGATAGCTTCGAGGTCGATCTGGAGATCCCCGCCCTGGCCCGGGTGGGGGATCCCCGGCCTTTCCATGCGATCTTCATTCGGGCTCCGCTGATCGAAGCCGTAGGACCCGGGGTGGAGGTCCTGGCCCGGCTGGGGGATGGAACGGTTGTGGCGGCTCAGCAGGGACATCTGCTGGCCACCGCTTTCCACCCCGAGCTGACGGACGACACCCGGTTCCATCAGTATTTCCTGGAAATCG
- a CDS encoding O-antigen ligase family protein, with translation MDRSSHGLQLRLRLFDQKREWGVLALVLGLLLAWRPELLIGISMAFAGLLALLRVPEAGLGAALLTGPLAPLESERWHPPLPSAQIFLGLALLGWIWRGLAHRTFSLPRWGWSWAYGLFLGYALLSLSWAPSWEEGLPEWIKWAQIGMVVIIIRTASPRMQRILLGIALASGALQAGIGIWQAFLRGTGPEHFQLPGLPFYRAYGTFQQPNPFAGMMGLIAPVALGLAFGLLFHPQRPLPERALGLGALGIGGMALLALLVSWSRGAWLGAAVAMGTLIGMLPARGRWGLAALTALILTGIFLWTAGWIPAPIRDRLRGAMEEIQVIDVRGVEVNDANFAIIERLAHWQAAVEMIRAHPWLGIGFGNYAAAYPAYALIRWPNPLGHAHNIYLNMAAETGLIGLLLYLLLWIVIGLQTGRAWRRSKGWRRGLAAGIMAAWMHLHIHQLFDNLYVANLPLFIALYGAWVELLNAD, from the coding sequence ATGGATCGCTCTTCTCATGGACTCCAGCTAAGGCTACGCTTATTTGACCAGAAGCGCGAGTGGGGGGTTCTGGCCCTCGTCTTGGGTTTGCTGCTGGCATGGAGGCCGGAGCTCCTGATCGGGATCAGTATGGCCTTCGCTGGTCTGCTCGCCCTCCTGCGGGTCCCTGAAGCCGGCCTGGGGGCGGCGTTGCTGACCGGACCTCTGGCACCGCTGGAGAGCGAACGCTGGCATCCTCCCCTCCCCAGCGCCCAGATCTTCTTGGGCCTGGCGCTCCTGGGCTGGATCTGGCGGGGGCTGGCCCACCGCACGTTTTCCCTGCCGCGATGGGGCTGGAGCTGGGCCTACGGGCTGTTCCTGGGCTATGCGCTGCTCTCCCTTTCCTGGGCTCCATCATGGGAAGAGGGGCTCCCAGAATGGATCAAATGGGCGCAAATCGGGATGGTGGTGATCATAATCCGGACCGCCTCGCCGCGCATGCAACGGATCCTTCTGGGGATCGCGCTGGCTTCCGGCGCCCTCCAGGCGGGCATCGGGATCTGGCAGGCCTTCCTGCGAGGGACCGGGCCGGAGCATTTTCAGCTTCCCGGCCTTCCGTTCTATCGGGCCTATGGAACGTTCCAGCAACCCAATCCCTTCGCCGGGATGATGGGGCTGATCGCGCCGGTCGCGCTGGGCCTCGCCTTCGGGCTGCTCTTCCATCCTCAACGACCCCTTCCGGAGAGGGCATTGGGGCTGGGAGCGCTGGGCATCGGAGGCATGGCGCTCCTGGCGCTCCTCGTTTCCTGGTCCCGGGGCGCATGGCTGGGAGCCGCCGTGGCGATGGGAACACTGATCGGGATGCTGCCCGCTCGAGGCCGATGGGGTCTGGCCGCTCTGACGGCCCTGATCCTGACCGGGATCTTTCTGTGGACCGCAGGGTGGATCCCGGCACCCATTCGGGATCGCCTGAGGGGGGCGATGGAGGAGATCCAGGTCATCGATGTGCGCGGGGTGGAGGTGAATGATGCGAACTTCGCCATCATCGAGCGGCTGGCCCACTGGCAGGCCGCCGTGGAGATGATCCGGGCTCATCCGTGGCTTGGGATAGGGTTCGGGAACTACGCCGCTGCTTATCCGGCCTACGCCCTGATCCGCTGGCCGAACCCGCTGGGCCACGCCCATAACATCTATCTGAACATGGCCGCGGAAACCGGCCTGATCGGCTTGCTGCTTTACCTGTTGCTCTGGATTGTGATCGGGCTCCAGACCGGGCGAGCCTGGCGACGGAGCAAAGGATGGCGAAGGGGGCTGGCGGCGGGGATCATGGCCGCGTGGATGCATTTGCACATTCATCAGCTCTTCGATAATCTTTACGTGGCCAACCTGCCTCTGTTCATCGCCCTCTATGGAGCGTGGGTGGAACTTCTGAATGCGGACTGA